The following are from one region of the Lentisphaera araneosa HTCC2155 genome:
- the lepB gene encoding signal peptidase I produces MKTVIITILSVLFTSCSTHEMKMKSSSMEPTITKGSIVTLTKNYNEVNRFDIMVFNPDQFPENYFIFRVIGLPGEHIKLEGESVYINGKNLDIPNDLKYVELEAKFNNITLKENEFYLMGDNTTNSNDSRFLGPIRTNQFVSKLKKSKALTIRST; encoded by the coding sequence ATGAAAACAGTAATTATCACAATCTTATCAGTTCTTTTTACTAGTTGTAGCACTCACGAAATGAAGATGAAAAGCTCTTCAATGGAGCCGACAATTACGAAAGGGTCTATAGTCACTCTTACAAAAAATTATAATGAAGTAAATAGATTTGACATCATGGTGTTTAACCCTGACCAATTCCCTGAAAATTACTTTATTTTCAGAGTAATAGGACTTCCTGGAGAACATATAAAATTAGAAGGTGAATCAGTTTATATAAATGGTAAAAACTTAGATATTCCTAACGATCTAAAATATGTTGAATTAGAAGCAAAATTTAATAATATCACACTGAAAGAAAATGAATTCTATTTAATGGGAGATAATACAACTAATAGTAATGATTCACGATTTTTAGGCCCTATAAGAACAAATCAATTTGTATCTAAACTAAAGAAATCAAAAGCTCTAACCATTAGATCCACCTGA
- a CDS encoding phage integrase N-terminal SAM-like domain-containing protein: MKGFKEFLRVQGVSEKQLSHYVAWVMNYADFCDDRHRDYWGEDSIQAYMKASGRLNAEWKVSQAEDAVRQYIFWRKGQKESLYVSLLKELEKEMGAAANSFKTLEAYMFWAEKFLLWSGKERGWDFDDFRTFIKVIVADQGVSIASQNQAISALRCFFEKVLKVDLASKPQTLRAKKLKVLPSIMSRELIRELFQYLEGVDLLLVKLMYGCGLRCGEVYKLRLGDVDLRKAMVRVMSDKGEMKREVFLPKGLCLELKRHLIFVKELYLSDQGLGLSGGWEEYYLFPSLSLSRV, from the coding sequence GTGAAAGGATTTAAGGAGTTTTTAAGAGTGCAAGGAGTGAGTGAAAAACAGCTCAGTCATTATGTCGCCTGGGTGATGAATTATGCAGATTTTTGTGATGATCGTCATCGGGATTATTGGGGGGAAGACAGTATACAGGCATACATGAAAGCGAGTGGCCGTTTAAATGCAGAATGGAAAGTGAGTCAAGCAGAAGATGCTGTGCGACAATATATTTTTTGGAGAAAAGGGCAGAAAGAATCGCTATATGTGAGTTTGTTGAAAGAGCTAGAGAAAGAAATGGGGGCTGCGGCTAATTCTTTTAAGACTTTAGAAGCCTATATGTTTTGGGCAGAAAAGTTTTTATTATGGAGTGGGAAAGAAAGAGGGTGGGATTTTGATGATTTTAGGACTTTTATTAAAGTGATTGTGGCAGACCAGGGGGTGTCTATTGCGAGTCAGAATCAAGCTATTTCTGCTTTGAGATGTTTTTTTGAAAAGGTATTGAAGGTGGATTTAGCCTCTAAGCCTCAAACTTTGCGGGCAAAAAAGCTTAAGGTGCTACCTAGTATTATGAGTCGGGAGTTGATTAGGGAACTTTTTCAGTATTTGGAAGGTGTGGATTTACTGTTAGTGAAGTTGATGTATGGCTGTGGCTTACGTTGTGGAGAGGTTTATAAACTTAGGCTTGGGGATGTGGATTTGCGGAAGGCAATGGTGAGAGTGATGAGTGATAAAGGGGAGATGAAACGTGAGGTTTTTTTACCGAAGGGTTTATGTCTGGAATTAAAGCGTCATTTAATCTTTGTGAAGGAACTTTACTTGAGTGATCAAGGCTTGGGTTTGTCAGGGGGATGGGAGGAATATTATTTATTTCCATCACTTAGTTTATCTAGAGTAGA